The stretch of DNA TAAGTtcagttcaagttatctacaaccggacattaacaaattcccatctgcccataaccgcgggcacggctttcgaaagttcaatccctgcaggggagtcccaacttagcccatgacaagctctcacggtcaacgaaggaatagacctcctcccaagacgttccgatcagactcggtatctcggtaactcaagacacttcgacaggttaaaacaagaccagcaacaccgcctgaatgtgccgacaaatcccgataggagctgcacatatctctttctcagggcacactcagatgagcaagacgacgggtaggccagcccagagttgcccctggtagccccggacatcgctcggttggaccaacactcagaggagcactggcccgggggggttaaaataagatgacccttgagtctgcagaacccaaggggaagaaaaggctaggtggcgaatggtaagaccaatgttgggcattgctggaaaagctttaatcaaggcgaaatatcaaggggttcccattataacccaaccgcgtaaggaacgcaacaatctgggaacataacaccgatatgacgaaaactagggcggcaagagtggaacaaaacactaggcgagaggccgagccttccaccctttaccaagtatatagatgcattaaggtaacatagcaatataatgatatcccaacaagtaaataaaagatgttccaacatggaacggcctccaatcttcacctgcaactagcaacgctataagaggggctgagcaaagcggtaacatagtcaatcaacggtttgctaggacaatggtggtggtttagaggttcaacatggcaattgggaggctgacaagcaaaaggtaggcatcgtagcattggcatagcaagagcgagcaaactagcatagcaaagatagtagtgatttcgagggtatgatcatcttgcctgaaatcccgcaaggaagaagaacgagtccatgaagaagacaaacggacgtagtcgaacggatcctcacaaactcgatgttaacggaaccaacccgaagaagcaacaccggaaagaagcaaacaacatagtaaacaactatcACACGATCATGGcaggatgcacaatcgagtatgaggcatgtccggtttaatgatacatgtcatggcaaagtgcacaagcaatcctacaaattaagtggagcacaatatgcaacggagttgcatattgccaaaacaccacaacaagttatttagttcgatctcgtttaggtacccaacaatattaaatgttgttagcatggcaagaggtgaagcacaacaaaactacctatctaggcaagtttaaatgaggccggaagcaacgaacaacaattccggaaaatcctcatatgcataatttaagctttggtactgttctgccctaaacattattttagagttgttaagcatgcaagacaaagtcaccatgataaactaggcaaaattctaccccatttacatataaagattattaaattcggagttacggttatttagttatgaattaaatcattttaacatggcataggagaaaaTTAATGCaacacaacatttttaacatttcaaacatagatgaaagttggatattattaatctacacaaaattctgagcaagtttcatatataaaacattttaatccgatgcacggttagtgagttattaaatgcatgaactagggggtccAATCTGCAAAACTGCTGTCTCAGGATAAAAGGGAAAAACTCAGGCGCTGAAAAAAAACATGACGAGCCGAACCTGGGCAGCCCAACAAGAGTAAAAAAAACAAGAGGAGGGGGCGCTCGGGGGCTGCTCACCCAAGTGGGCTCGGCCCGTTAGCAGAGAGGAGAAGGCAGGCCGGCGGAGATGGGCCTCAGCGAGAGGACGGCGGCCCAGGAGGAGGTCAACGGCGCCGAGAGGAAACCgctggatcgggctcctcccgatccatggcgatggcggcgatggaggacTCCGGCAGGGTGCGGCGAGGTCCGCGGTGGCCGGTGCAGGCGTTCGTCGGCGGCAGAGAAGACCGGAGCAGCAGGGCGACCTCGGGCGAGCTCGGACGACGGCTTCGATGGCGCTCGCGCGGGAGCCGAGTTCGGTGGGAGGCGCGAGGTCGGGCGGCGAGCGGTGGCCGGCTTCGGCGCGCGGCGGTGCGGCGAGCTCCGGGCAGCCGGGGTTGGCGGCAATGGCGTCGGGCTGGAGGAGGAAGGCGGGCGCGCGGGGCGCgagatccatggcggcggcggtgcgggtctggcccggggcggctcgggcgggccggccacGGGCTCCTCGGGCCCGGCCgcgcgggaggagagagagagggcgaggtggcggctccggattggaTAGCGGCGGCGGCAGGGTGATGTGGCGAGCTCCGATTCGTCGGAgtgaggtggcggtggcggtgtaCATTGTCCGGCGCGGGgaagaaatgtccggcggcgcgcggagaAGGAAGTTAGAGTTAGATCTGCGCGAggatttcggagggagacacatatttataggtagagggagctaggagagtctaaatgaggtgcggttttcggccacgcgatcgtgatcgaacgctctagatgatggagcaagttagatgggttttgggccaaattggaggggtgttgggctgcaacacacacgagaccttttcggtccctcggttaaccgttggagtatcaaacgaagtccaaatggtacgaaacttgacaggcggtctaccggtagtaaaccaaggcggcttggtaagtctcggtccaatccggaaatgtttaatccccacacacaaaagaaaggtagaaatgaccaccggaggagaacggaacgccggattgcaaaacggacaacggggaaaatgctcggatgcatgagacgaacacgtatgcaaaagaaatgcgcatgaggacatgatatgcaatgcatgacacgcaagcaatgacaacgcaacaacagcgaaaactgaacgacacctggcacattggtctcgggaCGTTACATTGGGCGTCCTTCCCGTAGCTCTTCCCTGAGCTAGGCAGAGTTCGGCCACAACGTCCAGCCGCGTGGACATGGTCCCTGCCGCCGGCATGGTTTAGATCTGGACCGGCACGACAATGGTGGCCGTGTGCTTTGGCTGCCGCCGATGTACAACGGTGTGGTGGAGCTTGGAGGCTTGTAAGCTTAAAAGCACCCTCATGAAGATAATCAAACAATGATCATGATTCAAATTAAATTATGCATTTCTCTATACATGCTGTAAAGTAGTATTTTGGTTTCCTTTGTAAATAATGGATTCATAAACCTTAAAATTTTAAAACTAGTACATAATCGGGCATTATTCTGCTTGGTCACAACTGCTTCCGGGTGCCTCTTCAATGCTCTTTTTTTTGTACTAGTGCAAGGTACCGATTAATGAGTGACCGGATTCAAGTGGTCTGTTCCAATTTACATTTAGAGCCAACCCTAAACATTTAGGTATAAACAAAGACCATTTGTGAATTTCATAAATCAAGTAAAACGGAGTACATGTAAACTTGAATAAAAGTTAAATCTATTAATGCATAGCTTAAGATAGTGCATAGATTGGTGTTGCACAAATTTAGCTCCATCCCCATTGTCAATTATGTAGGTGCACAGCAAAACTCAGTCATGAAATTTAGGTGGGTAATATAGGCACTGTTTACTTATAAACACTTTTTAGATATATTTTTTTGAGAAACTTTTTGGAATGTTGCATGCATTTCCGCGGGCCATTTAATTTAAAATACAGCCCAACTCCCAGTCCCGGTTGTCCAGTAGCCCATCAGTCCATTGTCCCGCTAACCCTAACCCGCACGGACACGCCAGctcgcaccgccgccgccgactccgccGTCCATTGCAGGGAGGGactggccgccgccgccggctcctGTCCTCCTCCGCCATCGTCTTCAACATCTGATCGATCGATGGACGCCAGTAGGATGCTGTCTGAACCTTGCCGCGATGGCGCGAACCCACGGCGAAGTGCAGCCATTCCCATGTCGCGCTTCGGGAAGGCCGTCCTCCTCTGCTTGACCCTCTTCGCCGCATGGCACCTCTGCTCGGCCCTGTTCACCGCGGCGCCTCCTGGTCCTGGAGCCGACCATGCGGAAGGCAGCCACGCGTCGTGCCTGCCTCTCGCCAGGGAGGTCGGCGTCCGGGCGGCGGCCGGCACGGGAAGCAACTTCGTCTTCTCGCCGCTGTCCATCCACGCGGCGCTCGCCATGGTGGCCGCCGGCGCGCGGGGCGACACGCGCAGGGAGCTCCTGCGGTTCCTTGGGTCATCGTCGCTCGACGAGCTGCACCACGCGCCGGCGAACGAGCTCGTCGGCAGGCTCAACGGCCTAACGCAGACGTCCTTCGCCTGCGGCGTGTGGGTCGACCGGAGGCACGCGCTCAGGCCAGAGTTCGCGGCCACCGACGCGTCGCGGTACGCCGCCACGGCGGAATCCGTGGACTTCGTGTCGGGCGCCGAGCAGGCGAGGCAGCGCGTGAACGGCTTCGTGGCGGACGCGACCAAGCAGCTTATCCGCGACATCCTCCCTCCCGGCTCCGTCGACTCGTCCACGGCGGTCGTGCTCGCCAATGCTCTCTACTTCAAAGGAGCGTGGTCTCACC from Triticum dicoccoides isolate Atlit2015 ecotype Zavitan chromosome 6A, WEW_v2.0, whole genome shotgun sequence encodes:
- the LOC119314594 gene encoding putative serpin-Z12; the encoded protein is MDASRMLSEPCRDGANPRRSAAIPMSRFGKAVLLCLTLFAAWHLCSALFTAAPPGPGADHAEGSHASCLPLAREVGVRAAAGTGSNFVFSPLSIHAALAMVAAGARGDTRRELLRFLGSSSLDELHHAPANELVGRLNGLTQTSFACGVWVDRRHALRPEFAATDASRYAATAESVDFVSGAEQARQRVNGFVADATKQLIRDILPPGSVDSSTAVVLANALYFKGAWSHPFDVFTAPFHVPGGTTVGVPSMTTGRSQYIALYPGFRALKLPYKNNVLRQADAFYMLILLPDSGTLSLADLYNKAVSTPEFIRKHTPVEEVPVGRFMVPRFNFTFEFEASSDMQKLGVTRAFSGGDFSGMVSGEDGLSISRVYHKATIEVDEQGTVAAAATVVVLMEGSALEEREPPHLVDFVADRPFLFAVVEEKTGAVLFLGHVVNPLAG